The Zingiber officinale cultivar Zhangliang chromosome 10A, Zo_v1.1, whole genome shotgun sequence genome contains a region encoding:
- the LOC122028160 gene encoding putative disease resistance protein RGA3, with protein MAYLDVRCILFDMLPSPAIVEQGRALGVARQLESIRLHLWAINAVTMDAELRGQEDWMATVGTTMVDLEVLLTRIADRHETASDRWTSGPFLGLCASFRLACKLTKMVRRLRALVAEASALNLHEDTMRLMDPLREDYSDILKEEVLGRDGDRDEIVKSIQQQQPKEEDKFGDAPPCVIVIYGPSGMGKTTLARMVYHHDWVRRCFRHRIWVNVSDLFSFDMVGVSTEIARSLAGGGPCMKLRSHLQSISEFVLGALAGDRYLLVLDGIDVKGEAADFETSQSKLIQKWDQMTHQIFSVGAPGSTIIVAVADEYQAKIFKSATTHNLTALSENDWLDLFKKHAIKNRPDKDEETAAAACTEDALLPFFKGCYEDFSGSPLEAKLLGSAFRHTEVKRWRREIVDLGLLKRSMRENQRYSTASFHHLPTRSARLHLYCSLFPELKRATPLEDFIHMMLVEGLVPDSGDRDEAIRYLKDNVVAGFHQQLTRSQHYFTWEVGREHSSRIPKQCRHLCLLLDSNAPISATALQGATKLRTLILRTTKNMQQKHQKYQFADLPDAIFLQLFDYLRILHLADSKIQTLPRAIEKLSDLRYLNLSNSEIVELPGSLCSLQNLQVLKLNHCKMLLGLPGEIHKLEKLRILKLAHCEKLQKLPDSVTSLVNLQELNVKGCCFLVELPEDFSGMQNLTELNMQECASLIRVPCGIEQLSELRTLLGYSLVHPIGTWINFTSLTQLGLEKLEHDMAMQNIVRTKLLEQITNLENLALHWQWSERNDAANNDIQLDSLILLDHLEPRECLKKLEIFSYFGVAYPKWMESINNLIEIRLVNLKACKSLPPLGHLPRLQIAVISGMEMVVMVADSFYAGGKFLRLRELTFSEMPNLRTWNTPGSENCGTEENEEYFPLLKELTLFQCPKLKELNVFLGAWRLKMSLSNGLLLTSQIQKSWDNLKHLEELEIVGCQELERLPAAMANLKYLRKLTIIWCNNLVALPNWLLGLRYLSRLQVSDCPNLSWMPQGLRQQQPGIAISVHDCPNLQLC; from the coding sequence ATGGCTTACTTGGATGTGCGCTGCATCTTGTTCGACATGCTGCCTTCCCCTGCAATCGTGGAGCAAGGCCGCGCACTGGGCGTAGCACGCCAGCTGGAATCCATCCGCCTTCACCTCTGGGCCATCAACGCGGTGACCATGGACGCCGAGCTACGAGGACAGGAGGACTGGATGGCCACCGTGGGCACCACCATGGTGGACCTCGAAGTCCTTCTCACCCGCATCGCCGACCGGCACGAGACGGCCTCTGATCGCTGGACCTCGGGCCCTTTCCTCGGCCTCTGCGCCTCCTTCCGCCTCGCCTGCAAGCTCACGAAGATGGTGCGCAGGTTGAGGGCCCTCGTCGCCGAGGCATCCGCCTTGAACCTTCACGAGGACACGATGCGGTTGATGGATCCTTTAAGGGAAGACTACTCCGACATCCTCAAAGAGGAGGTCTTGGGTAGAGACGGAGACAGGGACGAGATCGTAAAGAGTATCCAGCAGCAGCAGCCGAAGGAGGAGGATAAATTCGGCGACGCGCCCCCCTGCGTCATCGTCATCTACGGCCCCAGCGGGATGGGGAAGACGACGCTCGCGCGGATGGTTTACCACCACGACTGGGTGCGCCGCTGCTTCCGGCACCGCATCTGGGTCAACGTCTCCGACCTCTTCTCCTTCGACATGGTGGGCGTCAGCACGGAAATTGCGAGGTCCCTCGCCGGAGGCGGGCCCTGCATGAAGCTTCGATCGCATCTGCAATCCATCTCGGAGTTCGTTCTCGGAGCTCTGGCCGGAGACCGCTACCTGCTCGTTCTCGACGGCATCGACGTCAAAGGCGAAGCTGCCGACTTTGAGACGTCCCAATCCAAGTTAATCCAGAAATGGGATCAAATGACGCACCAAATATTCAGCGTTGGAGCGCCGGGAAGTACTATCATCGTCGCCGTCGCCGACGAATATCAAGCTAAGATATTTAAATCCGCAACGACACACAATCTGACGGCTCTGTCGGAAAATGACTGGTTGGATTTATTCAAGAAGCATGCAATAAAAAACCGGCCCGATAAAGACGAAGAGACCGCCGCCGCCGCATGCACCGAAGATGCTCTGCTTCCGTTCTTCAAAGGATGCTACGAAGATTTCTCGGGCTCACCCTTGGAAGCAAAGCTTTTGGGGTCGGCGTTCAGGCACACTGAAGTCAAACGATGGCGACGAGAAATAGTAGATCTTGGTCTTCTCAAAAGGAGCATGAGAGAGAACCAGCGTTACAGCACGGCTTCCTTTCATCATCTCCCTACTCGATCCGCTCGGCTTCATCTCTACTGCTCACTTTTTCCAGAATTGAAGAGAGCCACGCCACTTGAAGATTTCATTCATATGATGCTCGTCGAAGGCCTCGTTCCGGATTCAGGTGATAGAGATGAAGCAATACGGTACCTCAAGGACAATGTGGTTGCAGGATTCCATCAACAACTGACAAGAAGCCAACACTACTTCACTTGGGAGGTCGGTCGAGAACATTCATCAAGAATCCCGAAACAATGCCGCCATTTATGCTTACTTCTCGACTCCAATGCGCCCATATCCGCCACGGCCTTGCAGGGTGCGACCAAACTGAGAACATTGATTCTGCGCACAACAAAGAACATGCAGCAAAAGCATCAAAAATATCAATTTGCAGACTTACCTGATGCCATCTTCTTGCAACTATTTGATTATCTTCGTATATTGCATTTAGCAGATAGCAAGATTCAAACTCTTCCTAGAGCAATAGAGAAGCTGAGCGACTTGAGATACCTCAATCTCTCCAACTCGGAGATCGTAGAGCTTCCTGGATCGTTATGCAGCCTTCAAAATTTGCAGGTTCTCAAGCTGAATCACTGCAAGATGCTTCTCGGACTACCTGGCGAGAtccacaaacttgaaaaactgcGAATTTTGAAACTGGCGCACTGCGAAAAGCTTCAAAAGTTGCCGGACTCCGTCACTTCTCTTGTGAATCTACAGGAGTTAAATGTGAAGGGCTGTTGTTTTCTTGTCGAGTTGCCTGAGGATTTTAGTGGCATGCAAAATTTGACAGAACTAAATATGCAAGAATGTGCATCCTTGATTCGAGTGCCTTGCGGAATCGAGCAGTTGAGTGAGCTAAGAACATTGTTGGGTTACTCACTAGtgcatcccattggaacttggatAAATTTTACAAGCCTCACGCAACTTGGGTTGGAGAAACTTGAACATGACATGGCAATGCAGAATATTGTTCGGACGAAACTGCTGGAACAGATTACAAATCTCGAGAATTTGGCTCTGCATTGGCAGTGGTCGGAGAGGAATGATGCCGCCAACAATGATATCCAGTTAGATTCACTGATCCTTCTTGACCACCTTGAACCTAGAGAGTGTTTGAAGAAGCTGGAGATTTTTTCATACTTTGGGGTTGCCTATCCAAAATGGATGGAATCCATCAACAATTTGATAGAGATTAGACTAGTGAATCTCAAGGCATGCAAATCGCTACCGCCACTAGGACACCTACCTCGACTCCAGATTGCTGTGATAAGCGGCATGGAAATGGTGGTGATGGTGGCCGACAGCTTCTACGCTGGCGGCAAGTTCCTCAGGTTAAGAGAGCTCACATTCTCTGAAATGCCAAATCTAAGAACATGGAACACGCCAGGATCAGAAAATTGTGGAACAGAAGAAAATGAGGAGTATTTTCCGCTCCTCAAGGAACTAACACTGTTTCAGTGCCCAAAGTTGAAGGAACTCAATGTATTCCTTGGGGCATGGAGATTGAAAATGTCACTGAGCAACGGGTTGCTACTGACGTCCCAAATTCAGAAGAGTTGGGATAACCTCAAACATCTCGAGGAATTGGAGATAGTTGGGTGTCAAGAACTGGAACGCCTTCCAGCTGCTATGGCAAATCTCAAGTACCTTCGGAAGTTGACAATTATATGGTGCAATAACTTGGTGGCCTTGCCGAATTGGCTGTTGGGACTGCGTTATCTGTCGCGCCTGCAAGTATCTGACTGCCCCAATCTGTCTTGGATGCCGCAGGGACTCAGACAACAACAGCCAGGAATTGCTATCAGTGTTCATGACTGTCCCAACTTGCAGCTGTGTTAA